A region from the Aegilops tauschii subsp. strangulata cultivar AL8/78 chromosome 5, Aet v6.0, whole genome shotgun sequence genome encodes:
- the LOC109753262 gene encoding dehydration-responsive element-binding protein 1B — MDVADIASPSGQQGHRGHRTVSSEPPKRPAGRTKFHETRHPLYRGVRRRGRVGQWVCEVRVPGIKGSRLWLGTFNTAEMAARAHDAAVLALIGRAACLNFADSAWRMLPVLAAGSFGFGSASEIKAAVAVAVVAFQRKQIIPVAVAVVALQQQQVPVAVAVVALQQKQVPVAVAVVALQQLQVPVAVAVVALQQQQIILPVACLAPEFYMSSGDLLELDEEQWFGGMDAGSYYASLAQGMLVAPPDERARPEHGEQSGVQTPLWSCLLD, encoded by the coding sequence ATGGACGTCGCCGACATCGCCTCCCCGTCTGGCCAGCAGGGGCATCGGGGACACCGGACGGTGTCGTCGGAGCCGCCGAAGCGCCCCGCGGGGCGGACCAAGTTCCACGAGACGCGCCACCCTCTGTACCGCGGCGTGCGGCGCCGTGGCCGCGTCGGGCAGTGGGTGTGCGAGGTGCGCGTGCCTGGGATCAAGGGCTCCAGGCTCTGGCTCGGCACCTTCAACACGGCCGAGATGGCGGCGCGCGCGCACGACGCCGCTGTGCTCGCGCTCATCGGCCGCGCCGCCTGCCTCAACTTCGCCGACTCCGCATGGCGCATGCTGCCCGTGCTCGCGGCCGGGTCGTTCGGTTTCGGCAGCGCGAGCGAGATCAAGGCCGCCGTCGCCGTGGCCGTCGTCGCGTTCCAGCGGAAGCAGATTATTccggtcgccgtcgccgtcgtggcgctccagcagcagcaggttccggtcgccgtcgccgtcgtggCGCTCCAGCAGAAGCAGGTTCCGGTCGCCGTGGCCGTCGTGGCGCTCCAGCAGCTGCAGGTTCCGGTCGCCGTGGCCGTCGTGGCGCTCCAGCAGCAGCAGATTATTCTTCCAGTCGCGTGCCTGGCGCCGGAGTTTTACATGTCTTCCGGCGACCTGTTGGAGCTTGACGAGGAGCAGTGGTTTGGCGGCATGGACGCCGGGTCGTACTACGCGAGCTTGGCGCAGGGGATGCTCGTGGCGCCGCCGGACGAAAGAGCGAGGCCGGAGCACGGCGAGCAGAGCGGCGTCCAGACGCCGCTATGGAGCTGCTTGCTCGACTAA